AAATATGTAAAAATCTTGAAATCTTTTGAGGGtttgatatattattttttgttttgaatttggcCCAAGAGATGGAATTTGGCATAGTCTAATGATGTGAGATAAAGGAACCATGAAATCTTTTAAGAGGCAGTGAAGATAAACACTTTGAAGACAGTTTAATTGCCATGAtaaatatctatattattatttaagtatttgaGTATTTGACtaagttaatattatttattaatcaaatctcaactttattttattttaattatattttgataatttttaaaaaaatatataattatcattttaaccaaaatcatgttatttttaaaaaataaatttattacctAAATAacctaataaaaaaatgataCGTTCATTCTCCCTAATCTCTCAtaccttaattttaaaaaaaagaacaaaattaaattgatgttaaacatGAAAGTGTGTGGAGGTGTGGCTCAAACTTTGATTAAAGGTGGTGCGGATGGATATCTTAAGTATCAAATCTATTCTAaaatgcaaataaaataaaaatgatgattAAAAAGGAGTTATAATTATTGTTAACataccaaattgtatgaaatgaggaTGCATGAGGATCAAAACTCAAAAACTTATAAGGTTATATAAAAACGATAATTACAGGAGGGCATGCATCTTAGTTGTTGGAAAGAACATGCATCGCTGTCAAGGCTTAAAACAAAGACAAGTCAAAATTGGTTGAGTTCTCCAATACATCCACATCGTCTCTGGTGaccaaaactatttttaaaaaaatggaccCAAAATCGTATGGTGGGCATAGCTTCACGTGCATTTGAAGGTGAAATCCCCAAAAAAACCCAGTGGGaagttaaaactttaaaaaaccatagaaaaataaatgtaatttacTTTTGCAAAGAGAGTCTTCTTTTTTTGATTTGATGGGTAAAAAGcattacaaaattattatttccAAATGGGTTTTGCTTTTTCTTTGTGCGTCTCATTTACATCATCTcttcacttttctttttcctttttttatcaaATGTAAATTACGTTTAGATTTgagaatttttatcaatttgtttgTCCGACCAATCATTAAATTGGgtcattatttctttcttttaattaagAAATGTGATTAGGGTTAAAAGTCTTGTAAGTTGAAGCTTGAGAGTCATCTTGAGCCACCAACTGTCCCTAGTCTTTCTTAACTGCTAATCCATACTTCATTTCAGCTTCTTAAGATGAGATTACTCCCTGTGTCCGAATATCATATATTTGGAGTTGTAGTAAAAATATCTCTTTTATTTGATATTGaataatttagttctttttaataaaatcaaaataaaaattctaaaaattggTCAATGATACAtaagtttaattgataaaataacaaatttagctttcaatgttttcatattttatcaaattggtcatgattctaaaaaaatcacttgtaatatatataaattttagctTCAAATGTATATAAATAGATAGAATGTGAagttttgagaactaaaatttattattatatcaatataAATAATgtcaatttgatgaaaaatattaatattgtctTTTAAAATGAATAGGAATCAAATTGTTTGGATTTATTTTGGAAGAGGGAGGAAGTTTACATAAAAATTAGCTTTTCAAAGAGAAAAGATATGTATATACAAACAAACTGTAATGTGATGGATGAAATACTAAataattttcttcattttaattaccaaatgaagTGTATTTCCAATTTTCCATCACTCTTCATTCAATTTTCAACCATCACCATCAACCATCACCTTTTTTTTCCTATTATTTTGAGTTGAGGTTTTACAACTCTCTCCAACAGATATTTGAAGATGAACCGTTTTCAATCCTCTTGCTATGCCCTCACCATAGAGTTGTAAGGTCCATattatatgaaattgagttatCATCCTACCAAATCCCCATTTCCATACTTCTGGGGTATTATTCTAgatctaaattaattttatataataataaaaaattaagtaaaatgaaAAGACACTTGGTTAATAGTTTTTTCCAATTAAGTAAATCATATATGCttttatattttgcttattcAGTCGTGATCATGACAGTTTaagaaattatatatttgaaGTATTTCATTCCCCTGAAGGAAAACACTTTCAAAGTTCAGAAATAGTTCAACTAAAACCGGGCTTCTAATCGATTGATGTAATCATTTTCAAAATGTAACATCTAATATATTTGAAATTCAATTATCTATAAAATCCATGTTCTTTTTCCATTCCCAAACGCTGGATGAATCCCTGGATTTAATAGTAAGGTTGTTTGACAGTGTTCGTTGATTAGGTAAAGCAAAGGGTCTCTAAATCTACAATCACTACAAAGGAGCCTCAAAAGGCATAACATTAGGGCTACTCAACCTCTCTCATGCCTTTGTCGCGCACGAAATGACATGGGACTTGAATTTCTCCAGCTCAGCTAAAACCTCCTCTTCCGGCCTATAGATCAGATCACTCATGCGCCATATCTGCATCATTTCATTCacatttttattctttcttcaaataaaacaaaacacTTTGAAGGAAATCACTAAATGGGGCGGTTTGGCTTTCAAAAAATCAATGTTAAAATGTGCCACAAGTCCCTCtactttttgaaaattaggaatttagtccctatacttctATTTCGCGAAATTTAGcccctctacttttcagatttcaaaattcaagtccaactaGCAACACTATTAAATTTGTTACTgtgacattttttaaataaaaaaaatacacttgataaccatataattaaaaaaatgactttgtcattaacttgaatttaacaacaaaatttaatagtgttaacaattagacctgaattttgaaatctaaattcCATGAAATagaagtacagggactaaattcctaatttttgaaaagtacagGGAGTTGTGACACATTTTAACCATAAATCAACCCCGACGATGATTCTAATCCCATGGCTACCGTGCTATGACttactttttcttgaaatatcagTATCTAACACCAATGTTCAATATAATTCAGGTATAGGGTATGGGAGATGGCCCTCCAAACACACAAAAAATCTAAAACATACCCATGTCAAACATATACCCACATCCAACACTTACACCCACCATAAGCGAACATGTTTTGCAGTATTGGCAGGCCATGAAATCTCCAGaacatttttataaaactttCTTGCAACGGAtgcattgcttttgacttacCTGTGTCCTATGCTTATATCAATCTTCACAATCACACTGCTTACTTGAACTGTTTTGACTTTCAAGGGAAGGAAAAGCATTGCATTACTGACGAAGAACATTTTACATGGGAAACTAGTAAATATACCTGCAATGTCCCTCCTCCACCAGTTGTATCACAGTCATCAGACACACTAACAACAGTCCATGGATCAGATGCATTCCAATGGAAGTCAACAACTTTGTCCCTATATCAAAATCAAAAGTTTGAAGAGGTTATGACATCAAATCAAACAAAATCCGAAGGTTGCATCATTTTCAACTTGGAAACATATATTAGGTAAGGCCAAATTCTGTGGAAAAACAATCAGGTATATCGTCTTTGACATGCAATACCAACTTCTTAGAAACCAGAACTTAGCCATGCATCAAGACTAAGTTTCATGACTCCTCAAATTAGCTAAAAAACACATCACCGTACCCAGGATGTTGGAGTATAAACCTCCTATCAGGTGGAACATTAAAATTTCTCATTAAGGACTCTTAAGAGCATCAAAACATAAGGTGTTAAAAGCTTTAATGCATACACAACTGTAAGAAATacatgtttgttttttttaatagtaaaaaatacATGTTGAATCAGCTAAATGCATGCAAGATCATTACAAAAACCGGTTTAATGGTGTGCAAATTTAAAAGGATAGAGATAACACTATAagcaaataaaaagaataaagaaaaatataaaatgtatatTGAGGATGAGACTAAGACATAGATGGCATGGTTCAAAAGAATAGTCCAAACATATGATATATCACAAACTGAAAAACAGTTACAAACCTGTGTCCAGCGTGCTGGAAAAACAGTCCCGCAGGAGCACTAGGAGATCTTGAAGCACGTTCCACCTTCTTGCCAACCTAGAACATGATGAGCAATTGAAACCAACCACTATATTACACGGTAGAAAGTACAGCTAGAACAAGCTAAATAAGCAAGCATGTTTTCACTGCCATCATTTTACAGATATATCTACTCCTACAAAGATATGAAGCACAGTTGTCAACTTACAAACCACGTCATCCTTTATTTGATGAGAGTTCAATTTCCTAAGTTAACAGtgaaaatctaaaaatattcCCAAACTGAAAACTGTCATGCAAACTTAAAAACGTAGCCAGCTAACAAATGCCCCATGTTCAACATATATGCCTGGCCTTGTGTCACATTTGTTACATCATGCAAAGGCAATTAACAGGAGAAGATCAAGTAATCACACCTTGTCATAGTCCCAAATGTTCAAGAGCCCATCCTCAGCAGAACTGCCAAATACAGATGACTTGTCTGGAGACCACTGGACCATGAGATTTATAAATTTGGTAAGAACAAATACATCATAACGTTAGAATCACATTTGGAAAAAATAGGAATTAAGAATGTTAAACGATCAGGTTTGACACCTGCACGCATAGAACAGCAGCTTTATGACCCTCAAACTTGTAAATGGGTGATCCAATTCCATTAGAAGTCAGATTTCTTCGATCAAACATACGTACAGTATGATCTGCAGACCTGAGAGatcaacaaaagaaaataaataacatgtaGTACAAAACATGAAGCACCACCACACTCCTAGTGCATCAGAGTTTGATGCTaaaaataaagtgcaaaactgaAAGGAACTTGGGATGGAGATATACCCAGTCAGGATAAGATTGTCATCATGGGGGTTCCAATCAACACAATGGAGATCAGCATTATGTGCCTTTTCAACCTGGGAAGAATAAACCAACAATTTAGCTTATCATCAGAAGCATcactatattaaaaattaaaaattaaaaattacaaacaagACAACATTAACAAGATGATAATAAAAAGCATGAGAAACATAAAGCTTTAGTTATTACACCTAGAGGAATTCATAAGTGGAGAAAGAAGCTAAAGGGCTGGCTTTGATATATCAAATGAAACCACTTTAAATGATATAGAGCAGACAATGGTCAACAATCAAGTCCCAGACAGGAGGGACAGCAACGTATAACTAGAATCAGAAAACAGCGAACAGAACTTTCAACAAGTTTCTGCAAAGGATTTGAAGGAGTGGCATTGTATTCCAGCTGAACCCATATATAAAAGGGGTGAAAAGCAGGTATGAAAAAGACAACTACAGGGGAAAAGGGAGAATCAAGCagttattattactactattagaGATGCAAATATTAATAGGAAAATTACCTTGACAGTGGGGCCAGTGCCAACTCGTGCATCCCATAGTATGAGGCAGGAATCATCACCTACACTACAGAACTCTTGTGCACTACAGAACATATAAGAGACGTCTCAGATTTTAGGGCCATAGATCATCAAAAGTATCAACTCAAAAGGCAAGACTACAGTGGAAAACAAACCACTGAAAAAATCCATTTAAATAAACTTACTTTTACAAGAAAAAATTATGAACTTGATAAGCATATACAATAAAGAATTACATGACTTAGATTTTATAATAGAGAAAGAAGCTACCTTGATGGACAGAATGTGACATCTTCAACTGTATCCTCATGCCCACAGAAGACACCACGAGGACCTAAAGAAGGCCCATCAGCAGCTTTGTCATTACCTTCCCCAGGCTTGTTTTGTTTGATGATTGATCCGCCAGATCCAGGAGATTTAGTAGGGTCCGTAGCCGTTGTTGTTATGTGGTCCTGGATGCTCCACAAAACCACTGATTTGTCCTTCCCTGTCATAAAAGTTCCCGTCACTATGAAGAAATGCCAATCACATAAAACGAAATTCACTTTTTTTGAGCCAGTTTTAAAAAACCCAAATCATCCGTTTCAGGACTCAAAATAATGAGGAGAAAGGGCATATTTAGCTCTCAAACTAAATAACTTGAGTAATGATGAAGTCACATCATCTTATATGGACATATAGATCATGATTTCCATGAGAGTTCAGTACTAAACACATTAATAATAGCATTAATCCTAGGCAAGCAAGTTAATTGAAAGATGAAACTTCACAACCTCCAGAGAGCACATAAGGCTCAGTTGGACACATTGCAAGAGCAAATTCAGCATTATCTTGATGCCCAGTCAAAATCTGCCGAAAAGAAAAAACAAGTCAGCAGTGAAAAGGGTTTATTCACCTCCATCCCTCTGTTCTGCCCCATACATAAGTACACACAAGTAGAACACAGATAACGTTTAGTAGAACTGAATTCTTGAAACAAACTTACCAGATCTGGGCGAGAATGGGTTGCTCCAAGAACTGCATGGCGGTTGGGTTGAGCCTCAACATCCCAGATAAGAACCTAAAATTAATGAAGTCGCGTGTCAACCAGACTTTTAACATCTATCCTCAAAAGAAAACCAGAAAGAAATATGGActccaaataatttaataaaacagaaataaaaagaGTGTTACATCAGGACTATCAGTGTGAGTTGCCACAATCCTAGAGCTCTGTGGAAGTTCCCTGATTCTGTTGACCTGCAAGATAATATTTGGCCATCTCAAAAAAATAAACTATATCaacaagaaaaacaaagaaaacaggTAAAATGGGTATTataagaatttgatgttatacATGCAAAACAGGGAATTTAATCAAGCAGAAAATCTTTTTCTCACAGATGTCATTCATCAGAAGCATAACTTATATTTTAATGCACCAACTCAAAAAGaagagttaaattgtgaaatctAATACTATATCACTTTACAGAAAGATAGCTGAGTTCCAACAAAATGGTCAGTGGATGGATATGTCATCACACAACTATAAATGAAGTCATAAACATGTCTTTTCTGGAACGACAAGATTCATACTTCTCCAGGATGTATGATGGTTTTGTACTTCTTCACAAATGGTGAGCGTGCTTCTTCATTAAACTGAAAAAACATGAAGCAACCATGTAAATAATGAGAAGAAAGCTACTTGCACCAGTATTTTAAGTGCATAACAAGGAAAAGAATCCCTTGAAGATGAGGTACCTGAGATATGTGCTCAGCAGCAgcaaccctaggcttgacaacttCACAATTAGCAATCACAAGAGTATTCGGAACACTACCATCAGTCTGTCATTATAACATAAAACAATAACCAAAAGATAACATGTCAAAATAGATGACAATAAAAATATGTCCCATGAAAAAttgatattaataaaataattcaaccaCAAACTCATCATATGCTTCATCATTGTTCTACCAAGCTTTCTTTCAAATTCCATTTGCTCAAAGAGTTCTTACATGTTGCATCTCTTTGCTTTAACCAGCAACAGAAAAATAGAGACTCCTTTCATTCAGTTCATAATTTCTATCCAAGCTTGTTAAAGCACTCAAAAAagatgcatataaatatatatatatattctgagAAGGAAAATACTTGCCTGTTCAGAGAGGTAGAGACGCTGCCGATTCTTGTAAGTAGCTTGCTCAAGCTGTGGTCCCCAGCTGTCCAAGACCAAATTAAGCTATCATCAAGGAAaacgaaaggaaaaaaaaggatgAACTTGCAACAATCTAACATAAATTgaagcaaaaaataataataataataataaggttcGGTGCTCGTTCCTCAACAACAAGAAACGATTAATCCCAGCCATCTAACAATTAAAAAAAacgataaataaaataaatacggAATTCAAAAAATGAAAGCAGATCATCAGCTCAGCAGAAGCACACTAGGGTTCAGCATAAGAAAATGAAGATCTTTAGAATCAATCATAATAACTCAATTAAACctaaaatgaaaaaggaaatattATTTTAGCTACAGAACCCTAAACCCAGTATTTTATAACGAAAATACCAaagaaaccctaaaaccctaaaatggTCCTGGGTGTACCGGCAAGAAAGAGAAGGCCAAACGAGATTGTGATTAGCAAGCCAGTCATAAAGAACAGGAACCAAAGACTTCCACTGAGTGTACTTCTCATCAACGCTAGGTTGGTGagctttctttccttctttcattTTACTAGCACTTTGTTGTTGCTGCtgttctttctcttcctttggcTTTGGTTTTCGACCTCTCTTCTTAGGACCTTGTTGCTGCTGTTGTTGGGGTTGAGGAGACTCCATTTTTTTAGATTGGGAGTTCTGCTGAtacttttaaaaaagaaaaaggaagaagagaaaaaaattacagCAAATGTTTTCCAGGGACCCGCCACTGGTACTGTAAAGGGGATCGGAAGAGTGACAAAAACAAAATATAGGTAAAACTGGTTGAGTGAGGCATGAGGGTTTCGTTGAACCACGCCTTCGCTCTTTAGAAATGGAGTGAGGATCACGCGCCAGGAGACGTTACTGTGATGCTGAGCATCTTATGGACGTGAAATTCACTGCCATTTATATTTAGCACTGGTCAGATTGGCTTTCCAACGTTTTAGCTGAGATATCGGGAACTCAACAGTATGTAAGACCGGCCAATGTCTCGAAGTGGCTTTACATTTGGTAAATGATGGGTGCTCGTCAGCCTGCCTGAAATTTCGTTCGctgtaataaaatattattattttacaaaataaagttgtaataaaattgaataaatataataataatttaattagatgaatatgataaaattataatagtATTGTTGTGTAACTTGTGTTTGATTCAAAAGAATTAATGTGATAAAAATATGAGGAAAATGTTCAAATAACAAATATAaccttcaatattttttttaaatgaaaatttctcAAATCTCCCATATCTTGACAtacattgtttttttaatttttactttttatttttgtaaaatataaaaaaatgtaaaaataatcaaatgacaaaattttcatgaattcaatATATTACAGATTATGAGAACGAAATAGGAAAACTGGTGACCCAAGAAgcaaagaaaggaaaaaagatgAGACCTTTAGTCATTGGTTAACAATGACAAAGCTTGGTTGTTCACTTCTTTGGCCTTCAAAATGAAAAACCGATTCTTCAACTAAATaggaaacaattaaaaaaaattcaaacataattgccaattaagaaataagaaatgaCAACGGAAAGGAAATTAGTATGAAGGATTTCGTTTGGACAATGTTTACAAACAGAAACCAAGATGCTGGTGGAACATAAACAATGGTTAAACGACTTCGGCGAAGAGATAAAATGCTAGAGACAAATCAAGATATAAGTACCCAATAATGGAGGGAGCTTTCTTCTTCGATTTTGTTTCTCTGTAATAAGAACAACCCATAATTGATGTGGAACAAAAATGCTGCATCATGGCAACAGTTCAGGCTTTAAATTTCTGTTGGTAAAAACGATGTGTTTTGCCTTTAGTTAAATGGTGCGTAGGAAGAAGTTTAAACGCGTCGTTTTGAGTCAAGTCTGTTAAGTGAAACGATGCAGATTATTGGTAGCAATTTTGACAGCTGCCATTCTGTTATTTGGTCCATTACTCGTCCCTATTTGAGCACCAATCAGGCCTCAAAGGATGGTTATGAAACGACCGACATGAATTTCTAATCCTTCACTCATCTTTCACTCCTGAAATTCTACTGCTCTTTCTTCTATCTCTTCAAATCCCTATCTTCTTCCTTGATTCTTATCATTCTTCAAGAGATTGGAGGAAATGATGAACAAAGGTGGGAGTAGattttggattaaaaaaaatgagaaagtaATTACGAAATGCATTGAATAAACAATTCAAAACCCGATCCTCTGAATGGCTATGCAGAGCCCGCATGGAATAATTTATTCCAAAGTCAAATTTCAACCAAACAAATGCACCGCTGTTCAAAACTAAAGAttcgtttggatgggcgattgactgcggtgcggtgcgtttaacttactttttgtctcaagctacagtatcgctacagtatctaatctcaccgccaccgttgtttttacacta
The sequence above is drawn from the Gossypium hirsutum isolate 1008001.06 chromosome A05, Gossypium_hirsutum_v2.1, whole genome shotgun sequence genome and encodes:
- the LOC107937731 gene encoding WD-40 repeat-containing protein MSI4 translates to MESPQPQQQQQQGPKKRGRKPKPKEEKEQQQQQSASKMKEGKKAHQPSVDEKYTQWKSLVPVLYDWLANHNLVWPSLSCRWGPQLEQATYKNRQRLYLSEQTDGSVPNTLVIANCEVVKPRVAAAEHISQFNEEARSPFVKKYKTIIHPGEVNRIRELPQSSRIVATHTDSPDVLIWDVEAQPNRHAVLGATHSRPDLILTGHQDNAEFALAMCPTEPYVLSGGKDKSVVLWSIQDHITTTATDPTKSPGSGGSIIKQNKPGEGNDKAADGPSLGPRGVFCGHEDTVEDVTFCPSSAQEFCSVGDDSCLILWDARVGTGPTVKVEKAHNADLHCVDWNPHDDNLILTGSADHTVRMFDRRNLTSNGIGSPIYKFEGHKAAVLCVQWSPDKSSVFGSSAEDGLLNIWDYDKVGKKVERASRSPSAPAGLFFQHAGHRDKVVDFHWNASDPWTVVSVSDDCDTTGGGGTLQIWRMSDLIYRPEEEVLAELEKFKSHVISCATKA